The following coding sequences lie in one Gadus macrocephalus chromosome 1, ASM3116895v1 genomic window:
- the LOC132454207 gene encoding protein diaphanous homolog 1 isoform X1 has translation MMQGLGLKKREYPLRMDIVTEELPQLSNEMQLSIMNKVKNGELSIEDALHQAERERKQLLQHMDEAEEVKPQSQYNFSVHKHGRYRWQKRVLQIDFKTQMVCSIEKGIVNRQLPFSRVKNCDDGAGSRFSISFRDHHDYELEATSLEDKHQMMQLVNQIIYGNIYCPPVEVMSEAHPQSPTPSQCILEGVLLLHRGGLASFKWVKYEAQLHPGQLILLPAGRPAVLPQGESTPTFNNSKVLHLSDGDTRVERSHSLDTFTLITHKNEYQFRVPITAMTMGPMSIVQSRDAWVQAVGRLCKDWRRKSQLFYTPDSLTQGRPQVATGLSESGSERCRQEAGDADHGYPPADYGAADLSDEDTAGVGSGGGGGGGGLPAAVVKSGYGDDSPAEHAKPTTTPSSVSMPAAPETEAVPADHTPHPASQGVDETPPTFHDPVSDSPAIPPSPLPTPCTPLPTPLRPAPMPPSPLPSSPSPLPTPCTPLPTSDTPSSNSLSPLPSSTTPSSNSLSPLPSSTTPSSNSLSPLPSSPRPTPTPPSPSPTPHAPLPADTPPSPFSQLPPAPPPPPGHQSEVTARRFRIPPPPPLPLMKPKVQPPKRRTKAFHWDQVGSDKIDKSFWKHGSARKVELDTERLYEQFAVQDLGKFGAIEPSHVQHIMLNAKIAHNFNIFLKSFRVQPGELKDKLFIVNEAEGGLSDEQIASLRRYVPTPDDVEMYKSHKGPLAELHIVDRYMMEMCNISYLSRRLDILLTLRELPVSMKDLQPLIEQKIWMCTELLGSGSFVAMLEYLLVVGNFLNKNAGKTAAKGFRLSSLSKLAQLRGRDRTFTLLHALVEQLMLHQPCMLMLIQELEEFETVPGASIKGLTAEVDVLKNELQKVLHYRKVNKKENSMDQHQKFSKDLKMAIGKYKTDISLLSKKCEEMKKLYSELLVKFGEPMDQDSQELFGCISQFLHDFKKIHAEFQ, from the exons ATGATGCAAGGATTAGGACTCAAGAAAAGGGAATATCCCCTCAGGATGGACATAGTCACCGAAGAGCTGCCACAG CTGAGCAACGAGATGCAGTTGAGCATCATGAACAAGGTGAAGAATGGTGAGCTGTCCATCGAAGACGCTCTGCAccaggccgagagagagaggaagcagtTGCTCCAGCATATGGACGAGGCTGAGGAG GTGAAGCCACAGTCACAATACAACTTCAGCGTTCACAAACATGGCCGTTACAGATGGCAGAAGCGAGTCCTCCAG ATTGACTTCAAGACCCAGATGGTGTGCAGCATAGAGAAAGGCATCGTCAACCGGCAGCTCCCCTTCTCGCGGGTGAAGAACTGCGATGACGGCGCGGGCTCCAGGTTCTCCATCTCCTTCCGAGATCACCATGACTACGAGCTGGAGGCCACGTCACTGGAGGACAAGCACCAG ATGATGCAGCTTGTGAATCAGATTATCTATGGAAACATCTACTGTCCCCCCGTGGAGGTGATGTCAGAAGCCCACCCACAGTCTCCGACACCCTCCCAATGCATTCTGGAGGGGGTCCTGCTCCTTCACAGGGGGGGCCTGGCATCTTTCAAATGGGTGAA gtaTGAAGCCCAGCTCCACCCGGGTCAGCTCATCCTGCTGCCCGCGGGACGTCCTGCAGTGCTGCCCCAAGGAGAGTCCACCCCCACCTTCAACAACTCCAAGGTCCTCCACCTGTCGGACGGAGACACACGCGTGGAGCGAAGCCACAGCCTTGACACTTTCACACTGATCACACACAAGAATGAGTATCA ATTCCGTGTGCCCATCACAGCCATGACCATGGGTCCCATGTCCATCGTGCAGTCAAGGGACGCCTGGGTCCAGGCCGTGGGCCGGCTCTGTAAGGACTGGAGGAGGAAGTCCCAGTTGTTTTACACTCCAGACTCCCTGACTCAGGGACGCCCCCAAGTGGCCACGGGTCTCTCGGAGTCTGGCAGCGAGCGCTGTCGTCAAGAGGCGGGAGATGCGGACCACGGCTACCCTCCAGCGGACTATGGGGCTGCAGATCTTAGCGATGAGGACACAGCTGGCGTAGGcagtggtggtggcggaggtggcGGCGGTCTTCCAGCAGCTGTCGTGAAGAGTGGGTATGGGGACGATTCGCCGGCCGAACACGCCAAACCCACCACTACACCGAGCAGCGTCTCGATGCCTGCAGCTCCTGAGACGGAGGCCGTACCCGCGGACCACACCCCTCACCCAGCATCGCAGGGGGTCGACGAGACGCCCCCCACCTTCCATGATCCTGTGTCAGACTCACCTGCTATCCCTCCTAGCCCCTTACCTACCCCTTGTACCCCTTTACCTACCCCTCTTAGACCTGCACCTATGCCTCCTAGTCCCTTACCCAGCTCTCCTAGCCCCTTACCCACCCCTTGTACACCCTTACCCACATCTGATACTCCCTCATCCAATAGTCTTAGTCCCCTACCCAGCTCTACTACTCCCTCATCCAATAGTCTTAGTCCCCTACCCAGCTCTACTACTCCCTCATCCAATAGTCTTAGTCCCCTACCCAGCTCTCCTCGACCTACACCTACCCCTCCAAGTCCCTCACCCACTCCCCATGCTCCCTTGCCCGCCgacacccccccctctcccttcagccagctgccccctgctccccctccgccccccggCCACCAGTCAGAGGTAACAGCCCGGCGCTTTCGGATCCCTCCTCCGCCACCATTACCGCTGATGAAACCCAAGGTGCAGCCCCCTAAACGACGAACCAAGGCCTTCCACTGGGACCAGGTTGGCTCCGATAAG ATTGACAAGTCATTTTGGAAGCATGGGAGCGCTCGGAAGGTAGAGCTTGACACGGAGCGCTTGTATGAACAGTTTGCTGTTCAAGATTTGGGAAAGTTTGGTGCAATAGAGCCATCACACGTTCAGCATATTATGCTCAACGCAAAGATTGCACACAACTTCA ACATTTTCCTCAAAAGTTTTCGGGTCCAACCAGGAGAGCTGAAGGACAAACTGTTCATAGTCAACGAGGCCGAGGGAGGACTCTCTGACGAGCAGATCGCTTCCCTCAGGAG gTATGTTCCCACCCCTGACGATGTGGAAATGTATAAATCCCACAAGGGCCCTCTGGCTGAACTGCACATTGTGGACCGAtacatgatggag ATGTGCAACATCTCCTACCTGAGCAGGCGTCTCGACATCCTGCTCACCCTGAGGGAGCTTCCTGTGAGCATGAAGGACCTGCAGCCC CTGATCGAGCAGAAGATTTGGATGTGCACGGAGCTGCTGGGCTCGGGCTCCTTCGTCGCCATGCTGGAGTACCTGCTCGTCGTCGGAAACTTCCTCAACAAGAACGCCGGGAAGACGGCCGCCAAGGGGTTCCGTCTGTCCTCCTTATCCAAA CTCGCCCAGCTCCGCGGGAGAGACCGGACCTTCACCTTGCTCCACGCCCTTGTGGAGCAGCTCATGTTGCACCAGCCGTGCATGCTCATGCTTATCCAGGAGCTGGAAGAATTTGAAACTGTCCCAGGAG CATCCATCAAAGGACTGACTGCAGAAGTAGACG